The following coding sequences are from one Capsicum annuum cultivar UCD-10X-F1 chromosome 3, UCD10Xv1.1, whole genome shotgun sequence window:
- the LOC107862655 gene encoding adenine/guanine permease AZG2 gives MGGKLCGSFRRVAKSLNKMEMKVNGAISKSRIGKFFKLEARKSSFTKEFRAGTATFLTMAYIITVNASILSDSGGTCTVRDCTFPRNQTSVSPDCMFKQNEGYENCVTKMKSDFIVGTALASMIGSFAMGLLANLPLGLAPGMGPNAYLAYNLVGFHGSGNMSYQTVMAIFFVEGCAFFAIAVFGLRGRIARFIPQPVRLACAAGIGLFIAFVGLQAHQGVGLVGADTSTLVTLTACSSTNPVTGECTGGKMHSPTFWLSSVGFIIMCYGLMKEIKGSMIYGILFVTLISWIRNTAVTIFPNTPAGNSSYEYFKKVVDFHKIESTAGVLSFSHFNNGEVWVALLTLLYIDVLATTGTLYTMAEIGGFVNEEGEFEGEYVAYMVDAGSTIVASTLGVSPVATFVESSAGIREGGKTGITAIVVGFYFLLSLFFTPLIASVPPWAIGPSLVMVGVLMMKVVKDIDWENVKHAVPAFVTMVLMPLTYSIANGIIGGIGVYIALSLYDSMECWAKWLMKMRKMVVKEQNQVSATADQSIEVV, from the coding sequence atgggGGGAAAACTCTGTGGTTCTTTCCGTAGAGTTGCAAAATCATTGAACAAAATGGAGATGAAAGTAAATGGAGCAATTTCAAAGAGCAGAATTGGAAAATTCTTCAAATTGGAAGCTAGAAAAAGCTCTTTTACTAAAGAGTTTCGTGCTGGTACGGCGACGTTTCTTACGATGGCTTACATTATTACTGTCAATGCAAGCATTCTGTCAGATTCCGGGGGAACTTGCACAGTCAGAGACTGTACTTTCCCCCGGAATCAAACGAGTGTTAGTCCAGATTGCATGTTCAAACAAAACGAAGGTTATGAAAATTGTGTTACTAAAATGAAGAGTGATTTTATTGTTGGTACTGCATTGGCTTCTATGATTGGTTCATTTGCTATGGGCTTATTGGCGAATCTTCCTTTGGGTTTGGCTCCAGGTATGGGCCCAAATGCTTATTTAGCTTATAATTTAGTGGGCTTTCATGGTTCGGGAAATATGTCCTATCAAACTGTTATGGCGATTTTCTTCGTAGAAGGTTGTGCTTTTTTCGCTATAGCTGTTTTTGGGCTTCGTGGGAGGATAGCCCGGTTTATTCCTCAGCCGGTAAGGTTGGCTTGCGCGGCTGGTATTGGGCTTTTTATTGCATTTGTGGGCTTACAAGCCCATCAAGGTGTGGGCTTAGTTGGCGCTGATACATCCACCTTGGTCACCCTTACTGCTTGCTCCAGTACAAATCCGGTGACCGGAGAATGTACTGGAGGGAAGATGCATAGCCCAACTTTTTGGTTAAGTTCAGTTGGGTTTATAATAATGTGTTATGGACTAATGAAAGAGATTAAAGGGAGTATGATATATGGTATACTCTTTGTGACATTGATATCATGGATTAGGAATACTGCTGTTACAATTTTTCCTAATACCCCAGCTGGTAATTCAAGCTATGAGTACTTCAAAAAAGTGGTGGATTTTCATAAAATTGAGTCAACAGCTGGAGTACTAAGTTTTAGTCATTTTAATAATGGTGAAGTGTGGGTAGCTTTATTAACATTGTTATACATAGATGTTCTAGCTACAACAGGTACATTGTATACAATGGCTGAAATTGGGGGATTCGTGAATGAAGAAGGAGAATTCGAAGGAGAATATGTAGCATATATGGTTGATGCAGGATCAACAATTGTTGCATCAACTCTAGGAGTATCACCTGTGGCTACATTTGTAGAATCATCAGCAGGGATAAGAGAAGGTGGCAAGACAGGAATAACGGCGATAGTCGTTGGGTTTTATTTCCTGCTGTCTTTGTTTTTCACACCTTTGATTGCTAGTGTGCCACCATGGGCTATAGGTCCATCATTAGTTATGGTTGGGGTGTTGATGATGAAAGTTGTCAAGGATATTGATTGGGAAAATGTTAAGCATGCAGTACCAGCATTTGTGACTATGGTGCTAATGCCTCTGACGTACTCAATTGCCAATGGTATTATTGGTGGAATTGGGGTGTATATTGCTCTAAGTTTGTATGATAGCATGGAGTGTTGGGCTAAGTGGTtgatgaaaatgagaaaaatggttGTGAAGGAGCAAAATCAGGTGTCAGCCACTGCAGATCAGAGCATTGAAGTTGTTTAG